Below is a genomic region from Fusobacterium nucleatum.
CTGCTAGTGTTTTAGATAAAATAGAAAAAATAGATAGTCTTATAGACAATAATATAAATAGTAAGGATATATTTAAAAGAAGTAATAAAAACTCAGAGGGAGAAGATACCACATATTCATATATGAGAATAGGAGATAAGACATATTATAGAGTTTCAAAAAAGAAAGAGATTGAAAATAAGAATACAACAGAGAATGAAGAAGATAAAAAATCTAACAAGAAAGAAGAAAATAAGGAAAGTACAGATAATAAAAAGGAAAAAGTAGAAGAAACTTAAAATATTAAAAAAGTAAAATTAATTTTTCTTGAAGCATCCTAAATAAACTTGAATGAGACTACTGCGACGTCCATAAATGTTTGGAGAGCCTTTGTGGAACTCGAAAAACATTTATGGCTGTCAAGTAGTTGATACTATAAATAAAGAAATACTCAGTAAGTTAATTCAAGAAAAAATTATATATACTAATTTATTATTTATTAGAAAACTATAAAAAAGGTGAGAATGAATGAAAAAATTTACTTTAATCATATTTTTAATTTTAAATATCTTTATATTTCCAGCTGCTTTAAATCGTGATATAGATATTATTGATATGCCTTTGCACGAAGTTTTAGCAGTTTTATCTAAGGAAACGGGAAAAAATTTAATTTGTTCCAAAGAAGCCAAAGATATTGTAATAGATACCTATTTCAACAAAGGAGAAGATGTAAACTCAGTTCTACAATTTCTTGCTGAAAGCTATGATTTATCAATGAAAAAAGAAAATAATACTACAATTTTTATATTACAAAGTGAGAAAAATACTAAGAAAGCTAAAATTATTGGAAAAGTAACTTCAAATAATATGGCTTTAAAAAATGCAAAGATAGAATTAAAAGACTTGAATAAGATGGTTTATACAGATAGTAGTGGGAATTTTATTATTGATAATATACCAAAAGATGTGTATGTTTGTAAAATTTCAAAGAAAGGTTATGAAGAAAGAGGGGAAATAATAGATACTGTAAAATCAATTAATGTATTAAATGTTGATTTAAAAGAAAATCAAAATAATTATGAGAGTAAAGATATTTCTGATGATTTATCAAATTCAAATTTTTATGAAATAGATGGGAAATTTTACTATACAAAAACTTTTTCTCTATTCAATGTTTCACCAGATGAAGTTTCAAGAATTTTACATGAAACATTTGGAGAAAATATAAAGGTGAGTACTTTAAGTAAAGTAAATAAATTGGTTGTAAGTGCAGAAAGAGATATTTTAGAGAATGCTATATCTATAATAGAGGATATAGACAAAAATCCAAAGCAAGTAAAAATAACTTCTCAAATTTTAGATATATCAAATAATTTATTTGAAGAGTTGGGCTTTGACTGGGTATATAAGCAAAATGTTGAAAGTCAAGAAAGAAATAGTCTGACAGCAATGATTTTAGGTAAGGCAGGATTAAATGGTGTAGGAAGCACTGTAAATATAGTAAGACAATTCCATAATAAAAGTGATGTGTTGAGTGTAGGAATAAATTTATTGGAAGCAACCAATGATTTAGTTGTAAGTTCAGTCCCTACTCTTATGATAGCAAGTGGAGAAGAGGGAGAGTTTAAAGTAACAGAGGAAGTTGTTGTTGGAATTAAAACTCATAGAGAGGATAAAAAGGATAGATATAGTGAACCTGTTTTCAAGGAAGCAGGATTAATAATGAAAGTTAAACCTTTTATTAAAGATAATGATTATATAATTTTAGAAATTAGCTTAGAATTGAGTGATTTTAAATTCAAGAAAAATGTTTTAAATTTGAAAGATATAAATTCTGGAACATATAATTCAGAGGGAGGTTCTAAGGTTGGTAGAGGACTTACAACAAAGGTTAGAGTCAAGAATGGAGATACCATTTTATTAGGAGGCTTAAAGAAATCTATTCGGCAAAATATAGAAAGTAAAATTCCAATTTTAGGAGATATTCCTATAATAAGTTTCTTTTTTAAAAATACTACTAAAAAAAATGAGAACTCTGATATGTACATAAAACTTAAAGTTGAGATAGATGAATAAAAAAATTTTTTAAAAAATATGGTAAATTCATTTTACATTCATTTTTCTACTATATACTTAAGGCATATAAGGGAACATAGATAAACCCCTCCCTAATAAAATGAATATGTAGATAGAAAAACCACAAGTCTCTCCCCTCATTTCTTGTGGTTTTTTGTATTATAATGAATATGGTATAATATAAAAAATATTTACAAGGAGGAGGGTTAAATGAAAAAGGGAATAGGAGTAGGAATAGAAGATTTTAAAAAAATAATAGAAGAAGATTGTTATTATTTTGATAAAACTAATTATATAGAAGAACTTTTAAAAGATAAAACAGTAATAAAATTATTTACTCGCCCTAGAAGATTTGGGAAGACATTGAATATGACAACATTAAAATATTTTTTTGATATAAAAAATGCAGAAGAAAATAGAAAGCTATTTAAAGATTTATATATAGAAAAGTCAGAGTATTTTAAAGAACAAGGACAATATCCAGTTATTTTCATTACATTAAAAGATTTTAAAAAGAATACTTGGGAAGAAATGAATTTTGAAATTAAAGAATTACTTAGAAATTTATATGATGAATTTAATTTTATCAGAGATACTTTAAGTATAAGTGATTTAAGAGAATTTGATAAGATTTGGCTAAAGGAAGAAGATGCAAACTATGATAGTTCTTTACTAAATCTTACAAAATATTTATATAATTATTATAAAAAAGAAGTAGTTTTATTAATAGATGAATATGATAATCCATTGATAGTTGCTAATCAAAATGGGTACTATAAGGAAGCAATAAACTTTTATAGAAATTTATATAGTTCAGCTTTAAAAACTAATTCAAATTTAAAAATGGGAGTATTGACTGGTATAGTACAAGTAGCAAAAGAAGGGATATTCTCAGGGTTAAATAATGTGATAACTTACAACATACTAGGAAATGATTTTGAAACTTTTTTTGGTTTAAGTGAGGAAGAAGTAGAAAACTCTTTAAAATATTTTGAGTTAGAATATGAAATAGAAGAAGTTAAAAGATGGTATGATGGCTATAAGTTTGGGGATATAGAAGTATATAATCCTTGGTCTATAATAAATTATCTTAGAATAAAAAAATTGCAAGCATACTGGGTAAATACCTCAGATAATGCATTAATTTATGATAGTTTAAAAAATTCAACAGTAGATGTATTTAATAATTTACAAACTTTATTTGAAGGAAAAGAAATAAAGAAAGAGATAAGTCCATTTTTTACTTTTGAAGAATTATCAAAATTTGATGGAATATGGCAGTTAATGGTATATAATGGCTATCTGAAAATAAGTGAAAAGCTATCCAATGATGAATATATGATAAAAATACCAAACTATGAAATACAGACATTTTTTAAAAAAGGTTTTATAGATAAATTTTTAGTGAGTGGAAATTATTTTAATCCAATGATGGATGCATTGTTAGATGGAGACATAGAAGAATTTGAAAGAAGACTACAAAATATCTTTTTAGTAAATACAAGTTTTTATGATTTAAAAGGAGAAAAAGTATATCATTCTTTATTTTTAGGAATGCTAATTTGGTTAAGAAATAAATATGAAGTGAAATCAAATGGAGAAAGAGGACATGGAAGATATGATGCAATGTTAATACCTCTTGATAAAGTGAAACCAGCCTATGTATTTGAATTTAAAGTATCAAAGACAATAAAGGGATTAACTGCAAAGGCAGAGGAAGCCTTAGAACAAATAAAAGAAAAGCAATATGATGCAGGATTAAAAGAAAAAGGAATATCTAAGATATATAGAATAGGAATAGCATTTAAAGGTAAGAATGTGAAGGTAAAATACGAAATCTAAAATAAAGTATGTTCACTTGGTATTCATTTTAATTATGTATACTAGGCATATAAGAGGTTAAGGAAGATTATTAAAATTTTTCTTAACCCATAAAGTATATAAAAATATTTATCTTTAATTTATAAATATTATAAAAATATAAAAATAAATAACAAAATTAAAACAAGAAATTCATTTTTAATTCATAGTTGTAAGTTATAATTAAAGATATAAAAATAGAAAATAAATTTAGAGCAAAAATAAAAAACAAGAAAAGGAGGAGCAGATTTTAATGAAAAAATTATTAATAGTGGTGGCAATAGTTTTAGGAAGTATAGGTTTTTCAACAAGTATTTTAGCTGCTCAAACAACAGTAGAAAATCCAAAAATAACTTCTGAGCAAGCAAAGGAAATAGCATTAAAACAGTCTAAAAATGGAAAATTTAAAGAAATAGAATTAAAGCATAAAAATGGAGTATTAGTATATGAAGTAGAAATTGCAGAAGGATTTATGGATAGAGAATTCCTTATAGATGCAAATACAGGAGAAATTTTAAGAGATAAAAAAGATTTCTAATAGTTATATAACCCACCCTAATAAAGTTAATATAGATATAAAAGCCACAAGTTCCCCCTCATTTTCTTGTGGCTTTTTACTATTTTAATTTTTTAGCTTTATAAGTTTTTAAAGATTTTGAAAAGAAATATAAGGTTATAACTATAAAGATTGAAGAAAACCAAATAGCCTTTCCTAAGAAGAATTTTCCTAAAAATATTGATAATGTTGCACCAGTAACAAAGGATAATATCATACTCAAATGACTTAAAGAAATTCTTAATTTATTATTGTCTCTTGTTTTTAAAAATCTAACAAAGTTAGCAGAAGCTTGTTTTACATGGTTAGTACAAAATGGAGTAGCCATTCCCATTCCATGAGCTTTTTCAAAGGTATTAAATTGCATTGCAGCAGTAAAAGCTATACTAAAATTTGTAAATTCAAAAGGAGCAGTTTCAGGGATAAAACCTAAACATATAGTTACAATAAGGCTAAAAAATAGTAAAATTCTTTCCCAAATAAGAAAAGAGATTTTGTTGATTTCTTTTGAAATAAATTCAGCTGTAATTATTCCACAGAAGTAAGCTAAAAATGTGGCAAGAGCGTTTTTTATTAAAGCGGTATCCCAAGAAGCAATACCTAATGATAAAAATACTAAGTTACCAGTTTGAGCATTTACAAAAACCCTTCCTCTTAATGAATAAGTAAAACCACCCCAAAACCCTGCAATTAACATTAACATACAAAAAAGCCAAAGTCTTTCATTTGGGGCAAACTCTTCTTTATTATCAAAAAAATTTTTAAATTTTTGTTTATCCATATCTTTCCCTTCTTTTAAAATATACTTTTAAAATTATATCATAAAATTATAAAAATATTTAAAATTTGTGATAATATATAGATAAATTTTAATAAGTTATAGTGGTGAGAAAAAATGAAAGTTAAAATAAAAAATATAGATTTAATGAAGGTTAAAGACAATGAAAATACTTATTATGGTTTTTCACAAGAATGGTATAAAGATATATGGCAACAAAAGGCAGGTTGTGGGGCAACTGTTGCTTCAAGTATAATAAATTATTATAATCAAATAGATAATTTTAAAGAAATTGGTATTTTAGATGCCTTAAAAATAATGGAAGAATTATGGTTTTATCTTTTACCTACTGAATATGGATTAAATTCAATAAAATTATTCTATGATGGAATTAAGAATTATTATAACAATAAAGAAGTTATAATAGACTATATAAATGTGGATATAAAAAATAAACCTAGTTTAGATGAAATTGTAAAATTTATAGTGAAAGAACTTTCAGAAGACAGACCTATTGCCTTTTTAAATTTATGTAATGGTGAAGAAAATAATTTAGATAAATGGCATTGGGTTTTAGTGATAGAAATATTTGAAGAAAATGGAGAATACTTTTTAAATATAATAGATGATAAAGAAATTACGAAAATCAATCTATCACTATGGTATAGAACTATTACAAATGATGGTGGTTTTATTACATTTAAATAAAATTTAATAATTTAAAAAAAATATAGTTGAAATTATAATGAATAATTGTTATCATATTATAGATGTAAAATTATTTTTTTATTAATTTTTAAAGTCATTTTAATAATTGTGTGAGATAAGTAATTTTACTAAAATTATAAATTCAGGAGGTTTTAGAGGATGACTGATATTCAAATTGCACAAGCAGCTAAAAAGGAAAACATTGTAGAAATCGCTAAAAAATTAGGATTGACAGAGGACGATATAGAACAATATGGAAAATATAAAGCTAAAGTTAATTTAGATGTTCTTCAAAAAAGTAAGAGACCTAATGGTAAATTAATTTTAGTAACAGCAATAACGCCTACTCCAGCTGGGGAAGGAAAATCAACTGTAACTATCGGACTTACACAAGCTTTAAATAAAATGGGTAAATTATCAGCAGCAGCAATAAGAGAACCATCTTTAGGACCAGTTTTTGGAATGAAAGGTGGAGCAGCAGGTGGAGGATATGCACAAGTTGTTCCTATGGAAGATATAAACTTACATTTCACTGGTGATATGCATGCAATAGGTATAGCTCATAACTTAATCTCTGCTTGTATAGATAACCATATTAATTCTGGAAATGCTTTAGGAATTGATATAACTAAAATAACTTGGAAAAGAGTTGTGGATATGAATGACAGAGCTCTTAGAAATATAGTTATTGGACTTGGAGGAAAAGCTAATGGATATCCAAGACAAGATTCTTTCCAAATCACAGTTGGATCTGAAATAATGGCAATACTTTGCTTATCTAATTCAATAACTGAATTAAAAGAAAAAATTAAAAATATAGTTATTGGAACATCAGTAACTGGAAAATTAATAAAAGTTGGAGATTTTCATATAGAAGGAGCAGTTGCTGCACTTCTTAAAGATGCGATAAAACCTAACTTAGTTCAAACATTAGAAAATACTCCAGTATTTATCCACGGAGGACCTTTCGCTAATATAGCTCATGGATGTAACTCAATACTTGCTACAAAAATGGCATTAAAATTAACTGACTATGTTGTTACAGAAGCAGGATTTGCTGCTGACTTAGGAGCAGAAAAATTCATAGATATCAAATGTAGACTTGGTGGATTAAAACCTGATTGTGCTGTTATAGTTGCAACAGTTAGAGCTTTAGAACATCATGGAAAAGGGGACTTAAAAGCAGGATTAGAAAACTTAGATAAACATATAGACAATATTAAAAATAAATATAAATTACCATTAGTTGTTGCAATCAACAAATTTATAACGGACACTGATGAACAAATTAATATGATAGAAAAATTCTGTAATGAAAGAGGAGCAGAAGTTTCTCTATGTGAAGTTTGGGCAAAAGGTGGAGAAGGTGGACTAGACCTTGCAGAAAAAGTTTTAAAAGCAATAGATAATAATAAAACTGAATTTGATTATTTCTATGATATAAACTTAACTATTAAAGAAAAAATAGAAAAAATCTGTAAAGAAATTTATGGAGCAGATGGAGTTATATTTGCACCTGCAACTAAAAAAGTATTTGATGTAATAGAAGCTGAAGGATTAAATAAACTTCCAGTATGTATGTCAAAAACTCAAAAATCAATTTCTGATAATCCAGCATTATTAGGAAAACCTACTGGATTTAAAGTAACTATAAATGATTTACGTCTAGCTGTTGGAGCAGGATTTGTTATAGCTATGGCAGGAGATATCATAGATATGCCAGGATTACCTAAGAAACCATCAGCAGAAGTAATTGATATTGATGAAAATGGAGTTATCTCTGGATTATTCTAAAATTTTTCCAATCTCAAAATGAATATTATTGCCTGTTATGTATTTAACAGGCTTTTTTCATTGAGAAAAGCTTTAAGTATATACAAATAAAGGTGTTATTACAAAGAGGAATGTAATAACACCTTTTAAATTTTATAATTCTTTTAAGTCTTCATCTGTCAGTCTATCTTTTATTGGTTTAGACTTATCAAGAGGGTTTAAGAAAATCAAAAGATAAGCATAAATTATAGCTACTATTGGATTTACTAAACCTAAAATATGGAATCTTCCATATTGAAAAGCACTTACACCTAAGGTTGCTAAATAAACAGCCCCACAAGTAGACCAAGGAACAAGTCCTGATGTTAAGGTTCCAGCATCTTCAAGAGTTCTTGATAGATTTTCAGGTGCTAGATTTAATTTTTTATAGACTTTCTTATACATTTGTCCTGGGATAACTATTGACATATATTGATCTGCTGCTGCGAAGTTACATAAGATACACATAAGAACATTTGAAGTAATGATAGACCCTCTTCTTCTTAAATGTTTTAAAACAGTTTCTATTATTGTATCAATACATCCTATTGATTTTATAGCGCCTCCAAATGCTAAGGCACATATAACAAGTGAGATAGTTTCCATCATGAAAAGCATTCCACCTCTATTTAATAATTTATCAACAACTGCATTTCCAGTTTCTATACTAGGACCTTCATATAATGCAACAAGTATAGTTTGTAAATCTACACCTTGATAAAAACACATTCCTACACCTGCAAGAGTCCCAATTAACATTCCTGGAACAGGAGGAACTTTTAAAAATATAATAACGATTATTATAATTGGTGGAATAAATATTAAAGGAGTAATTTTAAAATTACTAGCTAATGTTGCTGTTATACTTTCTATTGCCTCACTATTTATATTAGCACTTCCAAAATGTCTTCCTAAAAAAGCATATATAAGTAAAGCTATTAAAAAACTTGGAATAGTTGTTTTTAACATGTGTCTTACATGATCAAATAATCCTGCTTCTGCTGTAGCAGCTGCAAGATTTGTACTATCAGAAAGTGGTGATAATTTATCTCCAAAAGAAGCACCAGTTACAACAGCACCTGCAACTAATGGTGCAGGGATACCCATTCCTACCCCAATTCCCATAGCAGCTGTTCCCATTGTCCCAGCTGTTGTCCATGCACTACCAGTAGAAACACTGATTATTGCACACATTATAGGTAAAATAATTAAAAATATTCTAGGTGTAAATAATTTTAAGCCATAATATATCATGCCTGGAACAACCCCACCTATTATCCAAGAACCAATCAAACAACCTACAATCAACATAATAAAATTAGCTTGTAAGCCCATTTTATTGGTTTCTATCATAGAATCTTCAATTTCTTGATAGGAGTAGCCTAAAAAATGTCCTAATATGCAGGTAAATGCTATTCCTAAAATTAATGGAAGTTGTGCTGGAGCACCATAAACTATATTACCTATTAGCATAACTACAATTAGAAAAATAAATGGCAATACTGCTACAAAGAGTGACGGTTTAACTTTTCCTTTTTTTAACATATCATATCAACCTCCAAATTATTTTATTACCTTAACTAAATTTTATAATATATTAATTATTTGTAAAATATATTTATTTTATATTTTTCATAATAAAAATCAATGTTATAAAATAAAAAAATTGTCGCAAATATAATTCACAACAATTTTTATATATTATTTAGTTTTAATTAAAATATTAATTAGAATGTTGGTAATGCTTCAAGGAAAATAATATCTTTTCTATTCTTAGCATCTCCTTCCGCAAGTATAGCAGCCTTTGCCACAACCTTTCCACCAGCTTTTTCTACTAATCTTTCAAGTGCTTTTAAAGATTGGCCAGTTGAAATGACATCATCAACTAATGCAACTCTTTTTCCTTTAATTTTTTCAGCATCTAGACTGTTTAAATATAATTTTTGTGAGTCAGTAGTTGTTATAGAATGAAGTTCAACTTCAATAGGTTCTTCCATATATGCCTTTACACTTTTTCTAGCAACAATATATTCATCTAGATTTAAAACTTTAGAGATTTCATAAGCCAATGGAATACCTTTTGCCTCAGCAGTTACCACAAAATCAACTTCTGGTAATTTTTTAGCTATCATAGGAGCAGTCTTTTTAACAATTTCAGTGTCCCCTAAGATAACGAAACTAGCTATTGATAAATCATAAGAAAGTTTTATTATAGGTAATTCTCTTGTCAATCCAGCAACATGTAAAGTGTAAGTTTTCATAATTTTCCTCCTTATCCAATAAAGATAAAAATATATTTTACAACTAATGCCACAAGTAAACCAATAAATGGGTCATTAGCAGCAGTAACTGTCATAGCAGTTGCAGCAACTACATAATCTTGAGGTGTTCCTCCTGAAAAAGCAAGAGAAGCGTTTGTAGGAACTGTTACAATAGCACCTAAAATAAATAGGAAGCCGTGAACAGAGTGTCCGGGAATATATTTACTAATTTTAGGTAGTAAACCAAAGAATAAAATAACTGCCATTATAACCATCATTAAAATTCCACTACTTAAAGGATTTGGTGCAGCAGCAGTAGCAGATATAATAGCTTCAACTGGGCCACCTCCAAAAAGTGAAGAAACTGCATCAGCAAGTCCTGAATATATA
It encodes:
- a CDS encoding type II secretion system protein GspD; its protein translation is MKKFTLIIFLILNIFIFPAALNRDIDIIDMPLHEVLAVLSKETGKNLICSKEAKDIVIDTYFNKGEDVNSVLQFLAESYDLSMKKENNTTIFILQSEKNTKKAKIIGKVTSNNMALKNAKIELKDLNKMVYTDSSGNFIIDNIPKDVYVCKISKKGYEERGEIIDTVKSINVLNVDLKENQNNYESKDISDDLSNSNFYEIDGKFYYTKTFSLFNVSPDEVSRILHETFGENIKVSTLSKVNKLVVSAERDILENAISIIEDIDKNPKQVKITSQILDISNNLFEELGFDWVYKQNVESQERNSLTAMILGKAGLNGVGSTVNIVRQFHNKSDVLSVGINLLEATNDLVVSSVPTLMIASGEEGEFKVTEEVVVGIKTHREDKKDRYSEPVFKEAGLIMKVKPFIKDNDYIILEISLELSDFKFKKNVLNLKDINSGTYNSEGGSKVGRGLTTKVRVKNGDTILLGGLKKSIRQNIESKIPILGDIPIISFFFKNTTKKNENSDMYIKLKVEIDE
- a CDS encoding AAA family ATPase is translated as MKKGIGVGIEDFKKIIEEDCYYFDKTNYIEELLKDKTVIKLFTRPRRFGKTLNMTTLKYFFDIKNAEENRKLFKDLYIEKSEYFKEQGQYPVIFITLKDFKKNTWEEMNFEIKELLRNLYDEFNFIRDTLSISDLREFDKIWLKEEDANYDSSLLNLTKYLYNYYKKEVVLLIDEYDNPLIVANQNGYYKEAINFYRNLYSSALKTNSNLKMGVLTGIVQVAKEGIFSGLNNVITYNILGNDFETFFGLSEEEVENSLKYFELEYEIEEVKRWYDGYKFGDIEVYNPWSIINYLRIKKLQAYWVNTSDNALIYDSLKNSTVDVFNNLQTLFEGKEIKKEISPFFTFEELSKFDGIWQLMVYNGYLKISEKLSNDEYMIKIPNYEIQTFFKKGFIDKFLVSGNYFNPMMDALLDGDIEEFERRLQNIFLVNTSFYDLKGEKVYHSLFLGMLIWLRNKYEVKSNGERGHGRYDAMLIPLDKVKPAYVFEFKVSKTIKGLTAKAEEALEQIKEKQYDAGLKEKGISKIYRIGIAFKGKNVKVKYEI
- a CDS encoding PepSY domain-containing protein, which translates into the protein MKKLLIVVAIVLGSIGFSTSILAAQTTVENPKITSEQAKEIALKQSKNGKFKEIELKHKNGVLVYEVEIAEGFMDREFLIDANTGEILRDKKDF
- a CDS encoding YoaK family protein, with protein sequence MDKQKFKNFFDNKEEFAPNERLWLFCMLMLIAGFWGGFTYSLRGRVFVNAQTGNLVFLSLGIASWDTALIKNALATFLAYFCGIITAEFISKEINKISFLIWERILLFFSLIVTICLGFIPETAPFEFTNFSIAFTAAMQFNTFEKAHGMGMATPFCTNHVKQASANFVRFLKTRDNNKLRISLSHLSMILSFVTGATLSIFLGKFFLGKAIWFSSIFIVITLYFFSKSLKTYKAKKLK
- a CDS encoding formate--tetrahydrofolate ligase, whose product is MTDIQIAQAAKKENIVEIAKKLGLTEDDIEQYGKYKAKVNLDVLQKSKRPNGKLILVTAITPTPAGEGKSTVTIGLTQALNKMGKLSAAAIREPSLGPVFGMKGGAAGGGYAQVVPMEDINLHFTGDMHAIGIAHNLISACIDNHINSGNALGIDITKITWKRVVDMNDRALRNIVIGLGGKANGYPRQDSFQITVGSEIMAILCLSNSITELKEKIKNIVIGTSVTGKLIKVGDFHIEGAVAALLKDAIKPNLVQTLENTPVFIHGGPFANIAHGCNSILATKMALKLTDYVVTEAGFAADLGAEKFIDIKCRLGGLKPDCAVIVATVRALEHHGKGDLKAGLENLDKHIDNIKNKYKLPLVVAINKFITDTDEQINMIEKFCNERGAEVSLCEVWAKGGEGGLDLAEKVLKAIDNNKTEFDYFYDINLTIKEKIEKICKEIYGADGVIFAPATKKVFDVIEAEGLNKLPVCMSKTQKSISDNPALLGKPTGFKVTINDLRLAVGAGFVIAMAGDIIDMPGLPKKPSAEVIDIDENGVISGLF
- the nhaC gene encoding Na+/H+ antiporter NhaC is translated as MLKKGKVKPSLFVAVLPFIFLIVVMLIGNIVYGAPAQLPLILGIAFTCILGHFLGYSYQEIEDSMIETNKMGLQANFIMLIVGCLIGSWIIGGVVPGMIYYGLKLFTPRIFLIILPIMCAIISVSTGSAWTTAGTMGTAAMGIGVGMGIPAPLVAGAVVTGASFGDKLSPLSDSTNLAAATAEAGLFDHVRHMLKTTIPSFLIALLIYAFLGRHFGSANINSEAIESITATLASNFKITPLIFIPPIIIIVIIFLKVPPVPGMLIGTLAGVGMCFYQGVDLQTILVALYEGPSIETGNAVVDKLLNRGGMLFMMETISLVICALAFGGAIKSIGCIDTIIETVLKHLRRRGSIITSNVLMCILCNFAAADQYMSIVIPGQMYKKVYKKLNLAPENLSRTLEDAGTLTSGLVPWSTCGAVYLATLGVSAFQYGRFHILGLVNPIVAIIYAYLLIFLNPLDKSKPIKDRLTDEDLKEL
- a CDS encoding phosphoribosyltransferase family protein, whose protein sequence is MKTYTLHVAGLTRELPIIKLSYDLSIASFVILGDTEIVKKTAPMIAKKLPEVDFVVTAEAKGIPLAYEISKVLNLDEYIVARKSVKAYMEEPIEVELHSITTTDSQKLYLNSLDAEKIKGKRVALVDDVISTGQSLKALERLVEKAGGKVVAKAAILAEGDAKNRKDIIFLEALPTF